Proteins from a genomic interval of Methanococcoides sp. AM1:
- a CDS encoding molybdenum cofactor biosynthesis protein B yields MNSVTHEHKKDARKSLGFYLISISTSRFAKYGSARSPEDAEDISGELMVELVKKAGHHVLGYELVSDETTDIKKAVLDALQKETDIIVTTGGTGLTPTDVTIESLVPMFEKQMPGFGELFRYKSIDQIGSAVILTRASAGIMGDKAIFCLPGSPGAVELALSEIILPEAGHVVKHIR; encoded by the coding sequence ATGAACTCTGTTACTCATGAGCACAAGAAAGATGCCCGAAAAAGTCTTGGTTTTTATTTGATCTCAATATCTACTTCAAGGTTTGCCAAATATGGATCAGCCCGATCTCCCGAAGACGCTGAGGATATATCCGGTGAATTGATGGTGGAACTTGTGAAAAAAGCTGGTCATCATGTACTGGGGTATGAGCTTGTTTCTGATGAAACCACTGATATAAAGAAGGCTGTTCTGGATGCCCTGCAAAAAGAAACAGATATTATTGTTACTACCGGTGGCACTGGTCTTACTCCTACAGATGTTACTATCGAGTCCCTGGTGCCAATGTTCGAGAAGCAGATGCCCGGATTCGGAGAACTTTTCAGATACAAGAGCATTGATCAGATCGGTTCTGCAGTGATACTGACCCGTGCATCTGCTGGAATTATGGGGGACAAAGCGATCTTCTGTCTTCCCGGATCGCCAGGTGCAGTGGAACTTGCTCTCTCAGAGATCATCCTTCCGGAAGCAGGTCATGTTGTAAAACACATAAGGTGA